From a region of the Cyprinus carpio isolate SPL01 chromosome B21, ASM1834038v1, whole genome shotgun sequence genome:
- the tpgs2 gene encoding LOW QUALITY PROTEIN: tubulin polyglutamylase complex subunit 2 (The sequence of the model RefSeq protein was modified relative to this genomic sequence to represent the inferred CDS: inserted 1 base in 1 codon; substituted 2 bases at 2 genomic stop codons) has protein sequence MQGRAHPGVLDVRFVEKPPAEKXCLLSWEQKNNCALPEDLRDFYLTTDGFMLAWNTKLENEVVPVGCMMIRSVVQLRPLIQSNVYSLPNAPTLADLDFDYDLXESDGPEKPNFDSCSHIFELDLCNGNGKVCLVYKNCTSGLMAQQCEVWFLDRSLFWHYLSPSFTAYYRLMITHLGLXEWQYNFTPYGPSPQVKQWAALYQPLTFHGDSHSDTAGEPLLNKLDPAIAFRGKAKPPTPKKKQAAQVPVSGGSTAKAQGVSGKHSVTKR, from the exons ATGCAAGGG AGAGCCCACCCAGGTGTGCTGGATGTAAGATTTGTAGAGAAACCCCCTGCAGAAAAGTGATGCCTTCTCTCCTGGGAGCA GAAAAACAACTGTGCTTTGCCGGAAGATCTGAGAGATTTCTATCTCACAACAGATGGCTTCATGCTTGCCTGGAACACCAAGCTGGAAA ATGAAGTGGTTCCAGTGGGTTGCATGATGATCAGAAGTGTAGTTCAGTTGCGCCCCCTGATTCAGTCAAATGTATATTCCCTCCCCAATGCACCTACTTTAGCTGATCTTGACTTCGATTATGACTTATAGG aaTCGGATGGCCCTGAAAAACCTAATTTTGATTCTTGTAGCCACATCTTTGAGCTGGACCTCTGCAATGGTAATGGCAAAGTTTGCCTTGTTTACAAGAATTGCACTTCAG GTTTAATGGCCCAGCAGTGTGAGGTGTGGTTCTTGGACCGATCACTTTTCTGGCACTATCTCTCCCCCTCCTTCACTGCCTACTACCGGCTTATGATCACTCATCTGGGGC CGGAGTGGCAGTATAATTTCACTCCGTATGGCCCCAGCCCACAAGTTAAG CAATGGGCCGCCCTCTACCAACCCCTGACGTTCCATGGTGACTCTCATTCTGATACGGCCGGTGAACCTCTACTGAACAAACTGGACCCAGCCATAGCGTTTCGTGGCAAGGCCAAGCCACCCACTCCCAAGAAGAAGCAAGCAGCACAGGTCCCAGTGAGCGGCGGGAGCACAGCAAAAGCTCAGGGAGTCTCAGGGAAACACAGTGTGACTAAACGATGA
- the aqp7 gene encoding aquaporin-7, which translates to MKQEVSIMEDVRIQDHMAPTEVFRLKIKNECIRVALAETLCTFIMMVFGLGTVAQVVTGNGVFGEYFSINVGFGLSVAMGVHVGGKVSGAHMNAAVSFTMCVFGRLRWKMFPLYVFAQFLGSFLAAGTIFLLYYDAIHHYCGGNFTVSGPKATAGIFATYPAPYISIYTGFFDQVLGTAMLLLCLMALADQRNQPVMSGGEPVGVGLLVLLIGVSLGSNSGYAINPTRDLGPRVFTLMAGWGMEVFRAGNGWWWVPLVAPFIGGVTGALIYEAFVELHHPDLKRTKTQSAEDPECVPLEKCKNGSTEMSV; encoded by the exons atgaaacaggaagttagcATAATGGAGGATGTTAGGATACAAGACCATATGGCACCTACTGAAGTTTTCAGGCTGAAGATCAAAAACGAATGCATTCGAGTGGCCCTGGCAGAGACCCTCTGCACGTTCATCATGATG GTGTTTGGCCTTGGCACTGTTGCACAAGTGGTCACAGGAAATGGTGTTTTTGGAGAGTATTTCAGCATAAATGTAGGTTTTGGGCTGAGTGTGGCTATGGGTGTGCATGTTGGTGGAAAAGTGTCAG GAGCTCATATGAATGCAGCTGTTTCATTCACAATGTGCGTGTTTGGCCGTTTGCGCTGGAAGATGTTCCCACTGTATGTTTTTGCCCAGTTTCTGGGTTCCTTCCTTGCTGCTGGGaccatttttttactttattatg ATGCTATACATCATTACTGTGGGGGCAATTTCACCGTGTCGGGCCCCAAAGCAACAGCTGGGATCTTCGCTACATATCCAGCACCTTACATCTCAATCTACACTGGATTCTTTGATCAG GTTCTGGGCACTGCCATGCTGTTGCTGTGTCTGATGGCTCTGGCAGACCAGAGAAACCAGCCGGTCATGTCTGGAGGTGAGCCTGTGGGTGTGGGGCTCCTGGTGCTCCTCATTGGTGTCTCTCTGGGGAGCAACAGCGGCTATGCCATCAATCCAACACGAGATCTGGGGCCGAGAGTTTTCACACTGATGGCAGGTTGGGGCATGGAGGTTTTCAG GGCCGGCAATGGCTGGTGGTGGGTACCTTTGGTGGCCCCCTTTATTGGTGGAGTGACTGGGGCTTTAATCTACGAAGCATTTGTAGAGCTACACCACCCTGATCTTAAGAGGACTAAGACACAGTCTGCAGAAGATCCTGAATGTGTTCCTCTGGAAAAGTGCAAGAATGGCAGTACAGAGATGTCTGTCTGA